Proteins encoded together in one Janthinobacterium tructae window:
- a CDS encoding DsbC family protein, whose product MTKLTRLGLAALTCAATLVAHASTAEDTLLAALKQTYPGTAFDTVTATPIPHVFEVWMGDNVGFVAETRPDYMIFGRLVDLRAMRDLTAPKLQQRTNAANPAAPTAAAIDVRQLPLADAIVSTQGKGERVLYLFTDPHCPYCRQLEPELVKVPNLRIYNFMVPFQDQALPVRIWCAADRLAAWRSAVSGTLDGQSAPVRCVHPLDRNLALASKLGVQGTPTLIFADGARETGFIRAGEIEALLTQAVSSRQSSKNLKE is encoded by the coding sequence ATGACGAAGCTGACTAGACTGGGTCTCGCCGCGCTCACCTGCGCTGCCACGTTGGTCGCCCATGCCAGTACGGCCGAGGACACACTGCTCGCCGCGCTGAAGCAAACCTATCCCGGCACGGCCTTTGATACAGTCACGGCGACACCGATTCCCCACGTCTTCGAAGTGTGGATGGGAGACAACGTCGGCTTCGTCGCCGAGACACGCCCTGACTACATGATCTTTGGCCGCCTGGTCGACCTGCGCGCCATGCGCGACCTGACCGCGCCGAAACTGCAGCAGCGTACCAACGCCGCCAACCCGGCAGCGCCGACGGCAGCGGCTATCGATGTACGCCAGTTGCCGTTGGCCGATGCGATCGTCTCCACCCAGGGCAAGGGCGAACGCGTCCTTTATCTTTTCACCGATCCACATTGTCCGTATTGCCGCCAGCTCGAACCGGAACTGGTCAAGGTACCCAACCTGCGCATCTACAACTTCATGGTGCCTTTCCAGGACCAGGCGTTACCTGTGCGCATCTGGTGCGCTGCCGACCGCCTGGCTGCCTGGCGCAGCGCCGTCAGCGGCACGCTGGACGGGCAGAGCGCACCTGTCCGATGCGTCCATCCGCTCGACCGCAACCTGGCCCTGGCCAGCAAATTGGGCGTACAGGGCACGCCGACCCTCATCTTTGCTGATGGCGCACGGGAAACGGGTTTTATACGTGCCGGCGAGATTGAGGCCCTCCTGACGCAAGCCGTCTCCAGCCGCCAATCCAGCAAGAACCTCAAGGAGTAA
- a CDS encoding TraV family lipoprotein: MRSLVPLALCAKNLFAAAVCLTILSGCSDMTGLGGKSEYACKAPEGVQCNSVSGNYYNAFPAGGGAAAKGAPTKGTPRAVPRSMYSMAKAASSGSSMQGQPAFEPTALRSPPRVMRLWIKPWEDSDHDLHDQSFVYLQTDPGRWQIAHAQRQIRDAYAPLTPPASPQTAAPEPTAATAQASTNVDTRPAAPAAVGFASTPADTSTPAPEVSPAPAPMPAANHP; this comes from the coding sequence ATGCGATCTCTTGTACCACTCGCCTTATGTGCAAAAAACCTGTTCGCAGCAGCGGTTTGCCTGACGATCCTGTCCGGGTGCAGCGACATGACTGGCCTGGGCGGCAAGTCCGAATATGCCTGCAAGGCACCGGAAGGCGTGCAGTGCAATTCCGTATCCGGCAATTACTACAATGCGTTTCCAGCGGGCGGCGGCGCGGCGGCTAAAGGGGCTCCCACAAAAGGAACGCCGCGTGCAGTCCCGCGCAGCATGTACTCCATGGCCAAAGCTGCCTCCAGCGGTAGTTCCATGCAGGGACAGCCTGCATTCGAGCCAACCGCGCTGCGCTCCCCGCCGCGCGTCATGCGGCTCTGGATTAAACCGTGGGAGGACAGCGACCATGATCTCCACGATCAGTCTTTTGTCTACCTGCAGACAGACCCAGGCCGGTGGCAGATCGCCCATGCACAGCGGCAGATACGTGATGCCTACGCACCCTTGACACCGCCAGCTTCTCCGCAAACAGCGGCGCCGGAGCCTACGGCCGCTACCGCGCAGGCGAGTACGAACGTCGACACCAGGCCAGCCGCGCCGGCGGCAGTAGGCTTTGCCAGCACGCCTGCCGATACCAGTACGCCCGCGCCAGAAGTGTCACCTGCGCCGGCGCCGATGCCAGCGGCGAACCACCCATAG
- the traC gene encoding type IV secretion system protein TraC gives MFTFFTAETGGDGIGAGVRDMFGLNRGDGFAPDQFASWLPYGPYVDSEQLFINRHHRLGFMLELMPQAGADERMVEVLQSLYTNCPANTGVQFHLFGSPDIRAPLIQYANMRMEDADQYENSQQWGRPARNSNLYRQLARQRVQHLLAGSQKSLTKGFHFTLRDFRLMMSVTMDGRADDIGKREAAIGLRDSMASTLDAASFPSNVCDAADLINWCALFTNPHRLTDGFTPRINYDEGRELRDQIVDFDTVQEPTNEGIRFSKPGKPQQVEARFFSIKSFPGRFPLWQMGALIGHVMQPALQYRAPFLLTMGVHILDTNTTRTLITANHIRATQNASSKMAAIMPDVQKKQEDWNAVANAMDVGGNLVSMYHQLAIFCPPAEATAAAEAAKAIWRASGFELNADVYMHRQALLASLPMTLTPAFHNDMKKMKRVTRKSMANAIHLAPLLAEWRGTDTPTLIFAGRRGQLVTLDLYDNDLGNYNFAVVGAPGSGKSVTLNEIAWSYRSGGAQVRLLDLGRSFEKLCKKANGTHVEFSPRSKIILNPFTAVNDIHEDIDMLLPALAKMCSMSQQLQEVQYKAISTVLLKLWKSYGNDLTITALRDEFKTGNIAELEIKGDDRIRDLAIMLNPYSKDGQYERFFEGKNNVDFSNDFVVIENEELKRKPDLHAVVNILLMYQITGEMYLNRDRKKLLIVDELKQQLGEIGADDPVKAAVVEEAARRARKYGGALGTATQGADDYYGSVQMTAAFNCSDWVFLLRQKPESIEILESNKRIVMDAAKKRLLNSLRTEAGAFAEMYVSSPIGEGVVRLVIDPATQLLFSNKLADNKPIDALRAQGYSIDEAIARVLADRGLQ, from the coding sequence ATGTTCACATTTTTTACAGCGGAAACCGGCGGCGACGGGATTGGTGCCGGCGTGCGCGACATGTTTGGCTTGAACCGGGGTGACGGTTTCGCCCCCGACCAGTTTGCCAGCTGGCTACCGTACGGTCCCTATGTCGACAGCGAGCAGCTGTTCATCAATCGCCATCACCGGCTCGGTTTCATGCTCGAACTCATGCCCCAGGCCGGCGCCGATGAGCGCATGGTGGAAGTGCTGCAAAGCCTGTATACCAACTGTCCTGCCAACACGGGTGTGCAATTTCACCTCTTTGGCTCGCCGGACATCCGCGCCCCGCTGATCCAATATGCCAACATGCGCATGGAAGACGCGGATCAATATGAAAACTCGCAGCAGTGGGGCCGGCCGGCCCGGAACAGCAACCTCTACCGTCAGCTGGCACGCCAGCGCGTGCAACATCTGCTGGCCGGGAGCCAGAAATCCCTGACGAAGGGATTTCATTTTACGCTGCGCGACTTTCGACTGATGATGAGCGTCACGATGGATGGACGCGCCGATGATATCGGCAAGCGCGAAGCGGCCATCGGTTTGCGCGACTCGATGGCAAGCACCCTTGACGCCGCTTCTTTTCCCAGCAACGTATGCGACGCGGCCGACTTAATCAACTGGTGCGCACTGTTCACCAATCCGCACCGGCTCACAGATGGTTTCACCCCACGGATTAACTACGATGAGGGAAGGGAACTGCGGGATCAGATTGTGGACTTCGATACCGTCCAGGAGCCGACCAACGAAGGCATCCGGTTTTCGAAGCCAGGCAAGCCGCAGCAGGTGGAGGCACGCTTCTTCTCCATTAAATCGTTTCCTGGACGTTTCCCCCTCTGGCAGATGGGTGCGCTCATCGGGCACGTGATGCAACCGGCACTGCAGTACCGTGCGCCGTTCCTGCTCACCATGGGCGTGCACATCCTCGATACGAACACGACACGGACATTGATTACGGCGAACCATATCCGCGCGACACAGAACGCCAGCAGCAAGATGGCAGCCATCATGCCGGACGTGCAGAAGAAGCAGGAAGACTGGAATGCAGTCGCCAACGCGATGGATGTCGGCGGCAACCTCGTCTCGATGTACCACCAGCTGGCCATTTTCTGCCCGCCCGCTGAGGCGACGGCGGCGGCAGAAGCGGCCAAGGCCATCTGGCGTGCCAGCGGCTTTGAACTCAATGCCGATGTGTACATGCACCGCCAGGCGCTGCTGGCGAGCTTGCCCATGACTCTGACGCCCGCATTCCACAATGATATGAAGAAGATGAAGCGGGTGACGCGCAAATCCATGGCGAACGCCATCCATCTCGCGCCCCTGCTGGCGGAATGGCGAGGAACCGACACGCCAACGCTCATCTTCGCCGGCCGCCGCGGCCAGCTCGTAACGCTGGACCTGTATGACAACGACCTAGGCAACTACAATTTTGCCGTCGTCGGCGCCCCAGGATCCGGCAAGTCCGTCACCCTCAACGAGATAGCCTGGTCATACCGTTCCGGTGGTGCGCAAGTGCGCCTGCTTGATCTCGGGCGCTCATTCGAGAAGCTGTGCAAGAAAGCCAATGGAACGCATGTCGAGTTCAGCCCCCGCTCGAAGATCATATTGAACCCGTTTACGGCGGTCAATGACATTCACGAAGACATCGATATGCTGTTGCCCGCCCTGGCGAAGATGTGTTCCATGAGTCAGCAATTGCAAGAAGTGCAATATAAGGCCATTTCAACGGTCCTGCTCAAGCTATGGAAGTCGTACGGCAATGATCTGACGATCACCGCTTTGCGCGACGAATTCAAGACCGGCAATATCGCGGAGCTCGAAATCAAAGGCGATGACCGCATCCGCGATCTTGCCATCATGCTCAATCCATACTCGAAGGACGGGCAGTACGAACGATTCTTCGAGGGCAAGAATAACGTCGACTTCTCGAATGACTTCGTCGTGATCGAAAACGAAGAGCTCAAACGCAAGCCAGATCTGCATGCCGTCGTCAATATCCTGCTGATGTACCAGATCACCGGCGAGATGTACCTGAACCGTGATCGCAAGAAGCTCCTGATCGTCGATGAGCTCAAGCAACAGCTTGGCGAGATCGGTGCAGACGACCCGGTCAAGGCCGCCGTGGTGGAAGAAGCAGCCCGGCGTGCGCGCAAGTATGGCGGTGCACTGGGCACCGCGACGCAGGGTGCCGATGACTATTACGGTTCGGTGCAAATGACGGCCGCTTTCAACTGCTCCGACTGGGTTTTCCTGCTGCGGCAAAAACCGGAGTCGATTGAAATCCTGGAAAGCAACAAGCGCATCGTCATGGACGCCGCCAAGAAACGGCTATTGAACTCGCTACGCACCGAGGCCGGCGCCTTTGCGGAAATGTATGTCTCGTCGCCGATCGGCGAAGGCGTTGTACGCCTGGTCATTGATCCAGCCACGCAGCTGCTGTTCTCGAACAAACTCGCCGATAACAAGCCGATTGATGCCTTGCGTGCCCAAGGCTACTCCATCGACGAGGCCATCGCCCGGGTACTGGCCGACAGGGGACTCCAATGA